In Geobacter sp., a single window of DNA contains:
- a CDS encoding septal ring lytic transglycosylase RlpA family protein yields MAPVNLRGSLLAILVVTQLFLPLHTLPVQAETVTEKSGQAQSAEQAQPAADGDEGFASYYAKRYKGRRTTSGARYNPGKMTAAHSSLPFGTKVKVICLNSGREVVVTVNDRCKPRKKPFIDLSRAAARKLGFLGKGTTRVKIIAMNEDDAG; encoded by the coding sequence ATGGCGCCAGTGAATCTGCGGGGCAGCCTGTTGGCGATACTTGTCGTCACACAGCTGTTTCTGCCGCTCCACACACTTCCTGTGCAGGCCGAAACCGTTACCGAGAAGAGTGGTCAAGCGCAGAGTGCCGAACAGGCACAACCAGCGGCGGATGGAGACGAGGGGTTTGCCTCGTATTACGCCAAACGCTACAAGGGTAGACGGACAACCTCGGGGGCACGGTATAACCCCGGAAAAATGACAGCGGCACATTCCTCGCTTCCCTTTGGCACCAAGGTCAAGGTTATCTGCCTTAACAGTGGTCGGGAAGTGGTGGTGACAGTGAATGACCGTTGCAAGCCACGCAAGAAGCCGTTCATCGATCTTTCCCGGGCAGCTGCACGCAAGCTCGGATTCCTGGGAAAGGGGACTACTCGGGTCAAGATCATCGCGATGAATGAGGACGACGCGGGGTAA